One stretch of Sebastes umbrosus isolate fSebUmb1 chromosome 5, fSebUmb1.pri, whole genome shotgun sequence DNA includes these proteins:
- the dr1 gene encoding protein Dr1 translates to MASSSGNDDDLTIPRAAINKMIKETLPNVRVANDARELVVNCCTEFIHLISSEANEICNKSDKKTISPEHVINALESLGFASYITEVKDVLQECKTVALKRRKASSRLENLGIPEEELLRQQQELFAKARQQQAELAQQEWLQMQQAAQQAQMAAASASAAQQAGSSQDEDEEEDM, encoded by the exons ATGGCTTCTTCCTCTGGAAATGACGACGACCTGACCATCCCCAGAGCAGCCATCAACAAGATGATTAAAGAGACTCTCCCTAACGTGAGGGTGGCCAACGACGCCAGGGAGCTGGTGGTGAACTGCTGCACCGAGTTCATCCACCTCATCTCCTCAGAGGCCAATGAAATATGCAACAAGTCCGACAAGAAGACCATCTCCCCTGAGCATGTCATCAATG CCCTAGAGAGCCTGGGTTTCGCTTCATACATCACGGAGGTGAAAGACGTCCTGCAGGAGTGTAAAACAGTAGccctgaagaggaggaaggccaGCTCTCGACTGGAGAACCTGGGTATCCCCGAGGAAGAGCTCCTCAGACAACAACAGGAATTGTTTGCCAAG GcgcggcagcagcaggcagagcTCGCCCAGCAAGAGTGGTTACAGATGCAGCAGGCTGCCCAACAGGCACAGATGGCGGCAGCATCTGCCAGCGCCGCCCAGCAGGCCGGTTCCTCTCAGGATGAAGACGAAGAGGAAGACATGTGA
- the LOC119488816 gene encoding protein wntless homolog — protein sequence MAGAIIENMSTKKLVFLGLFILVFQVLSIMVGALIAPSPTSAIRYLATKCINRHRAPGWLVPWGSNRCQQIHSFTEPLAKTLDANDIVFAVHVPLPNREMSPWFQYMLAVLQFDITFKMINQIEDDVIITIDAGLAFRDDLISEWTTKFHSVEQRPLRCIFAVPKTYENEGRFYHCDPIPFMELGSVAHKYFLINLRLPVNDTVNVGIGEIEDLHIVGIHQNGGFTKVWISMKTVFSPWIFVATVWYWHRIGLMARPPVLLEKVIFALGISMTLLNVPVEWFSLGFEWTWMLLFEDAQQGVFYSTLFCFWIIFCGEHLMDQSQRNRLSAYWWQVGLVMFGSSILLIFDLSERGVHLTNPFYSVWASEIGTKVAMTSIIVAGISVCLYFLSLCAMVRCVFRNIGGKIQQLPAMPEARRLRYKGIIFRFKFLMLITLACAALTVVFFILNQVSEGHWHWGDYTFQVHSAFLTGIYGMWNLYVFTIIFLYAPSHKHNRNKSGDSQQTDVLEKPESQETQLTCGEQGPTETYRITGKVAEE from the exons ATGGCAGGAGCGATCATAGAGAACATGAGCACTAAGAAATTGGTTTTCTTGGGTTTGTTTATTCTTGTTTTCCAAGTTCTTTCCATCATGGTTGGAGCATTAATCG CTCCCAGTCCCACCAGTGCCATTCGCTACTTGGCCACCAAATGCATCAACCGCCACAGGGCACCCGGCTGGCTCGTGCCGTGGGGATCGAATCGGTGCCAGCAGATCCACAGTTTCACTGAGCCTCTGGCAAAAACGCTGGATGCCAACGACATTGTTTTCGCTGTGCACGTCCCTCTTCCCAACAGGGAGATGAGTCCCTGGTTTCAGTATATGCTGGCTGTTCTGCAGTTTGACATCACTTTCAAAATGATCAATCAGATTG aagatgatgtcatcatcacTATTGATGCTGGCCTGGCATTCCGGGATGATTTGATATCTGAGTGGACCACAAAGTTTCACTCAGTGGAGCAAAGGCCTCTCAGGTGCATATTTGCAGTCCCTAAG ACGTATGAGAACGAAGGCCGCTTCTACCACTGTGACCCCATACCATTCATGGAGCTGGGTAGTGTGGcccacaaatattttttgattaACCTGCGCTTGCCAGTGAACGACACAGTGAATGTTGGAATTGGAGAAATAGAAGACCTCCATATAGTG GGCATCCACCAGAACGGAGGCTTCACTAAAGTGTGGATCAGCATGAAGACTGTGTTCAGTCCCTGGATATTTGTTGCTACAGTTTGGTACTGGCACAGGATCGGCCTCATGGCAAGACCTCCGGTCCTTTTGGAAAA GGTGATTTTTGCTCTGGGAATCTCCATGACGTTGCTGAACGTGCCGGTGGAGTGGTTCTCTCTGGGCTTTGAGTGGACGTGGATGCTGCTGTTTGAAGATGCTCAACAGGGCGTCTTCTACTCCACACTCTTCTGTTTCTGGATCATCTTCTGCGGTGAACACCTCATG GACCAAAGTCAGAGGAATCGTCTCTCGGCGTACTGGTGGCAGGTTGGGCTGGTGATGTTCGGCTCATCTATTCTCCTGATATTTGACCTGAGTGAAAG GGGGGTTCATTTGACCAACCCTTTCTACAGTGTTTGGGCATCAGAAATTGGGACGAAGGTGGCA ATGACCTCCATTATTGTCGCAGGGATTTCTGTTTGTCTGTATTTCCTCTCCCTGTGTGCCATGGTGCGTTGTGTGTTCAGAAATATTGGCGGGAAAATACAACAACTTCCTGCAATGCCAGAGGCTAGGAGACTGCGTTATAAG GGTATAATCTTCAGGTTCAAGTTTTTGATGCTGATAACTCTAGCATGTGCAGCCCTGACGGTCGTCTTCTTCATCTTAAATCAA GTCAGTGAGGGTCACTGGCACTGGGGCGACTACACTTTCCAAGTCCACAGTGCTTTTCTCACAGGGATCTATGGCATGTGGAACCTTTATGTTTTCACCATTATCTTCCTCTATGCGCCCTCCCACAAGCACAACAGAAACAAGTCAGGAGATAGTCAGCAAACAG ATGTGCTGGAGAAGCCAGAAAGCCAAGAGACCCAGCTGACCTGTGGAGAGCAGGGGCCGACAGAGACCTACAGGAtcactgggaaagtggctgagGAGTAA
- the zgc:109982 gene encoding retinol dehydrogenase 8: MTQKVVLITGCSSGIGLALAARIAKDEKKRFMVYATMRNLSKGEMLVEAVGRCLGRTLEIKQLDVCDEDSIKACVDSLPERRVDILISNAGMGLIGPIECQSIDEMKTVMDTNFFGLVRLLKEILPDMKRRKRGHIVVISSVMGIQGILFNDVYAASKFAVEGFCESLAVQALRFNLNISLIEPGPVITEFERKVYDEGMKTDLSKADKITADMFTNIYLKNYNQIFETLGQTADDVAEHTLKIITMDDPPFRHQTNTLYTPMTTLKYADPNGDLPIDTFYKMVFEHDKVFNASLNFLKLLRWRSRKSFTLEKDKSN; encoded by the exons ATGACCCAGAAGGTGGTACTCATCACAGGCTGCTCCTCTGGGATCGGCCTCGCCTTGGCTGCCCGCATCGCAAAAGATGAGAAGAAAAGATTCATGG TCTATGCCACCATGAGGAACCTAAGCAAGGGTGAGATGCTGGTCGAGGCAGTAGGTCGGTGTCTGGGCCGGACTTTGGAGATCAAACAGTTGGACGTATGTGACGAGGACTCCATCAAAGCCTGTGTGGACAGCCTGCCTGAGCGCAGGGTGGACATTCTTA TAAGTAATGCTGGGATGGGTCTTATTGGACCCATCGAATGTCAGTCTATCGATGAGATGAAGACTGTCATGGACACCAACTTCTTTGGGCTTGTGCGTTTGCTGAAGGAAATCCTACCTGacatgaagaggaggaaaagaggtcATATTGTGGTCATTAGCAGCGTCATGGGCATTCAGG GGATTTTATTCAATGACGTCTATGCAGCATCCAAGTTCGCAGTGGAAGGCTTCTGTGAAAGCTTAGCAGTACAAGCCCTGAGGTTTAATCTCAA TATCAGCCTGATAGAGCCAGGTCCAGTGATAACAGAGTTTGAGCGTAAAGTCTACGATGAGGGCATGAAGACTGATCTCAGCAAAGCTGACAAAATCACTGCTGACATGTTCACGAACATCTACTTGAAGAACTACAATCAGATCTTTGAAACCCTCGGGCAGACTGCTGACGATGTAGCAGAG CATACTCTCAAGATCATCACCATGGACGATCCTCCTTTCCGTCATCAGACGAACACGCTTTACACCCCTATGACCACACTTAAATATGCTGACCCCAACGGCGACCTCCCGATTGACACGTTTTACAAAATGGTGTTTGAACACGACAAGGTCTTCAACGCCAGTCTGAACTTCCTGAAACTTCTGCGCTGGAGAAGTCGAAAGAGCTTTACCTTGGAAAAGGACAAGAGCAACTAA
- the scinla gene encoding scinderin like a, translating into MVLHKEFEKAGKEPGLQVWRIEKMDLAPLRKSHYGDFYTGDSYIVLHTSAAPSYNIHSWIGAETSQDEKGGVAIFMTQLDDYLNGQPLQFTEWQNQESDTFMGYFKSGIRYKTGGVASGFSHVVKTNEKHLLQVKGRRKIRATEVPFAWSSFNKGDCFIIDLGENLYRWSGSECNVFECLKATELAIAIRDNEQCGRGEIEMIDEGCEPEEVIKALGKKPDLPSGTCDIQTDKKNTTVASLYLISDAAGSMRTTMVQDKNPFQQDQLSQSECYILDNGGNNKIFVWKGQDANADERKAALNAAEKFIKDKNYPRKTQVQVLPAGGETTLFKQFFFNWLDKEETICPSKPYTIGRIAKVEQIPFDASKLHSDKSMAAQHCMVDDGSGKVKIWRVEENDRVAVDPSTYGQFFGGDCYLVMYTYNMGGREKYIIYIWQGQKCSPVELCASAVLTIQLDDSICGAATQVRVTGGQEPPHLVSIFKDKPLVVHLGGTSRQCGQSKPGSTRLFHIRQNSTKATRAVEVEPTASSLNTNDVFVLKLPGSLFLWKGIGGTPEEMTAAKYVAGMLGGTVTEVEETKEPTGFWDALGGKNDYQTSSALKKTVRPPRLFACSNKTGRLIAEEVIGDFTQMDLASDDVMILDIWDQIFVWVGNDANETEKTGSLKIAEDYVKADPSARCGIPIVRITQGNEPFPFTGWFQAWDPKMFET; encoded by the exons TAGAAAAAATGGACTTGGCACCCCTCCGTAAAAGTCACTATGGAGACTTCTACACCGGAGACTCATACATAGTGCTCCACACCTCCGCTGCTCCGTCTTACAACATTCACTCGTGGATTG GCGCTGAAACTTCCCAGGACGAGAAAGGGGGTGTTGCCATCTTTATGACCCAATTGGATGACTATCTGAACGGTCAGCCATTACAGTTCACTGAGTGGCAAAACCAAGAGTCAGACACCTTTATGGGCTACTTCAAGAGTGGCATCAGATACAAG ACAGGTGGTGTAGCCTCAGGCTTCAGTCATGTGgtcaaaacaaatgaaaaacaccTGCTGCAAGTGAAAGGTCGTCGGAAGATCAGAGCCACTGAGGTGCCCTTCGCTTGGAGTAGCTTCAATAAAGGAGACTGCTTCATCATTGACTTGGGAGAG AACTTGTATCGCTGGTCTGGCAGTGAATGCAACGTCTTTGAGTGCCTGAAAGCCACTGAGCTGGCCATCGCTATCCGCGACAACGAGCAATGCGGTCGCGGCGAAATAGAAATGATCGACGAAGGCTGTGAGCCAGAAGAAGTCATTAaa GCACTTGGAAAGAAGCCCGACCTCCCGTCAGGAACCTGTGATATACAAACTGATAAGAAGAACACGACTGTGGCATCTCTCTATTTG ATTTCTGATGCTGCTGGCTCCATGAGGACAACTATGGTGCAGGATAAAAACCCATTCCAACAAGATCAGCTCTCCCAAAGTGAATGCTACATCTTGGACAATGGAGGGAACAACAAGATATTTGTCTGGAAAG GTCAGGATGCAAATGCAGATGAGCGCAAGGCAGCACTGAATGCTGCAGAAAAGTTCATCAAAGACAAGAATTACCCCCGAAAAACTCAG GTCCAGGTgctgccagcagggggcgagaCCACCCTGTTCAAGCAGTTCTTCTTCAACTGGTTGGACAAGGAAGAGACCATTTGCCCGAGTAAGCCCTACACCATTGGTCGCATCGCCAAGGTGGAGCAGATTCCCTTCGATGCCTCCAAACTCCACAGCGACAAAAGCATGGCCGCCCAGCACTGCATGGTGGATGATGGCTCCGGGAAAGTCAAG ATTTGGCGAGTGGAAGAAAATGATAGAGTGGCTgtggacccatccacctacgGACAGTTCTTTGGAGGCGACTGTTACCTGGTGATGTACACCTACAACatgggaggcagagagaagtataTCATCTACATCTG GCAAGGGCAGAAGTGCTCTCCGGTTGAACTGTGTGCTTCAGCTGTTCTCACCATACAACTGGACGATTCCATTTGTGGAGCAGCTACACAG GTTCGTGTCACTGGGGGCCAAGAACCCCCTCACCTTGTGAGCATATTTAAGGACAAGCCTTTGGTCGTCCACCTGGGTGGGACATCCCGTCAGTGTGGCCAGAGCAAGCCTGGCAGCACACGACTCTTCCATATCCGCCAGAACTCCACCAAAGCCACACGGGCTGTTGAG GTGGAGCCCACCGCCTCCTCTCTGAACACCAATGATGTGTTTGTGCTGAAGTTGCCTGGTTCCCTGTTCCTGTGGAAGGGAATTGGAGGAACTCCGGAGGAGATGACTGCAGCAAAGTATGTTGCCGGCATGCTTGGAGGAACAGTCACTGAGGTGGAGGAGACCAAGGAGCCAA CTGGTTTCTGGGATGCACTGGGTGGGAAGAATGACTACCAGACCTCCAGTGCCCTGAAGAAGACAGTCAGGCCTCCACGACTGTTTGCCTGTTCAAACAAGACTGGCAGGCTGATT GCGGAGGAGGTGATCGGCGATTTCACACAGATGGATCTGGCATCCGATGATGTTATGATTCTGGACATCTGGGATCAG ATCTTCGTTTGGGTCGGAAACGATGCCAATGAGACAGAGAAAACTGGATCACTCAAGATTG CTGAAGACTATGTGAAGGCGGATCCCTCTGCCCGTTGCGGTATCCCCATCGTCAGGATTACACAGGGGAACGAGCCTTTCCCCTTCACCGGCTGGTTCCAAGCCTGGGACCCCAAGATGTTTGAAACATAA